A window of the Desulfotignum phosphitoxidans DSM 13687 genome harbors these coding sequences:
- a CDS encoding GspH/FimT family pseudopilin, whose product MEKRAAIQIRIDNGFTLLELLTIIAIISTLVTIAVPNYMEWVHSSRLKTTSQTLMTDLSMSRMHAIKANPDTDGVTVLFSSSGYIIFIDSNKNSVVDSTEQVLKDVDFPFGISLTAITFTGNKAIFHKTGYMGAGSVTISRSDGKSIKIIVNAVGRIRMET is encoded by the coding sequence ATGGAAAAAAGGGCAGCAATTCAAATTCGAATCGATAACGGATTCACTTTGTTGGAATTATTGACTATTATTGCCATCATTTCAACATTGGTCACAATTGCGGTGCCAAATTATATGGAATGGGTTCATTCATCGCGATTAAAAACTACCAGCCAGACCCTTATGACAGATCTTTCCATGAGCCGAATGCATGCCATCAAAGCCAATCCTGATACGGATGGTGTGACAGTCTTGTTTTCATCTTCTGGTTATATCATTTTTATTGATTCAAATAAAAACAGCGTTGTCGATTCCACTGAACAGGTGCTTAAGGATGTCGACTTCCCTTTCGGGATATCTCTAACTGCAATTACCTTTACAGGGAATAAGGCAATATTCCATAAAACTGGTTATATGGGTGCAGGCTCAGTAACGATTTCACGTAGTGATGGTAAAAGTATAAAGATTATAGTTAATGCTGTCGGACGTATACGAATGGAAACATAG
- a CDS encoding GspH/FimT family pseudopilin, which produces MPGMKTTYPRVNRSSGFTLVELMVVVALIGILAGIAVPNILANLPTFRLHSAARQVMTDLNYARGRAVSLNQKYRVKFDVNTDIYEIEKEDESTDPSTWILEKSLSHLAEDKIDVVTLTRNPVDANPTGTMTQTMIKLQNSKGQSLEITTSGVGGVEKGPITN; this is translated from the coding sequence ATGCCCGGAATGAAGACCACATATCCCCGGGTGAACCGCAGCAGTGGATTCACTCTGGTGGAACTGATGGTCGTGGTCGCCCTGATCGGCATTTTGGCGGGCATTGCCGTTCCCAACATCCTTGCAAACCTGCCCACTTTCCGGCTTCATTCCGCGGCCCGGCAGGTCATGACCGATCTCAACTATGCACGGGGCCGGGCTGTTTCGTTGAACCAGAAGTACCGGGTTAAATTTGATGTGAATACTGATATATATGAAATTGAGAAAGAAGATGAATCAACAGATCCCAGCACCTGGATTTTAGAAAAATCGTTGAGTCACCTGGCGGAAGACAAGATCGATGTCGTAACTTTGACCCGGAACCCGGTGGATGCAAACCCCACTGGTACCATGACCCAGACAATGATCAAGCTTCAAAATTCAAAAGGGCAATCCCTTGAGATTACGACCTCCGGTGTGGGGGGGGTAGAAAAAGGACCCATAACCAATTAA
- a CDS encoding type IV pilus modification PilV family protein: MTENTLQNENGFTLLEVLFALVIFSIGLLAVNAMTTMVIKSNYMSKNLTTAVHLAQNKLDALNAGPYADVDNAGLPDELDLDAQEVAGAGIFDRSVSVTTSTAPDYKTVEVIVSWSDPDLRKVAMKTIIAQ; encoded by the coding sequence ATGACTGAAAATACCCTTCAGAACGAGAACGGCTTCACTTTGCTGGAAGTGCTTTTTGCCCTGGTTATTTTTTCCATCGGACTGCTGGCCGTCAATGCCATGACCACCATGGTGATCAAAAGCAATTACATGAGCAAAAATTTGACCACGGCCGTTCATCTGGCCCAGAACAAGCTGGATGCACTCAATGCGGGGCCGTATGCTGATGTTGACAATGCCGGTTTACCTGATGAATTAGATCTGGATGCACAAGAAGTGGCAGGTGCCGGTATTTTCGACCGCAGTGTCTCTGTGACAACCAGCACTGCTCCGGATTATAAGACAGTGGAAGTGATCGTTTCCTGGTCTGACCCTGATCTGCGGAAAGTGGCCATGAAGACCATTATTGCCCAATGA
- a CDS encoding Ig-like domain-containing protein, with amino-acid sequence MPKYRRKNAPSGFTLIEILVALAITSILVTAIYRFFIGQHHAYTVQDQVIEMEQTARVAMDMIRRDLRMAGYHAMGDDLINNLSDFVPSSFIPAYPVTVNLDANPKISEGSGTDPDVITFLSVLPTDNNPTTLSAAVPPGSNQITLDLTDDYKVGDMIHIGTGSEYATVTAISGSTLTIDTNPADAAGSQGIARNYAAGTPVGEIYVVSYAVFNDDNDPSFDYHDPGHPVLKRKVNDVGFMTVDTPVIEDIVAENITDMQLSHLGSGEIEVILSSRTDRADHKFQSNGGYRTYTANARIKSRNTANVVVGTDCDVPAAPTNPVLTGLNDTYPCKIHITWDAVTGTAGCEVFKYIVYYGTTSGAYAYNVDVGNVTAYTLDVTALKACTYNVAVAAVNDAGTGPKSAEQSITDTQAPAMPSGFSAENINGVERKVTLSWNMNTECDLQGYNVFSRSDSVSAVPVNTTIISKSFTNYSDSNFISIDCDTYHYSMEAVDFCPNSSGATTEVSVSPTAPAPPTGAVFSTTGTTDTISWILSADDFEVGTLNYIVGYQIVGYQVDDTAPTETTPESLGAGTDTWTSTSPNDYYDVSAIDACGNKSAALRISSACSQLPVISIVSPVGDATVSGTINIDGTVTLPGERTLASIKLKIDDEPWVATGNISPWGEWDTTQVVNGDHTITIRATDSEGCYVEEYITVTVSNELSVTPQVFCTLYTCIDPPADPAKGDSYINLVVYVDDHEGNPVSDASVEANIKFGSGSGSKDIPATGVAGYYGGGDTAACTLNSDDPDAQIPPTGLAIKTKSTYKNNQIPEIEIKVTKTGFLGSTCKITPTAE; translated from the coding sequence ATGCCAAAATATCGACGGAAAAACGCCCCTTCGGGATTCACTTTGATTGAGATTCTTGTGGCTCTGGCGATAACGAGTATACTGGTTACGGCTATTTATCGTTTTTTTATCGGCCAGCACCATGCCTACACGGTCCAGGATCAGGTGATCGAGATGGAACAAACCGCCCGGGTCGCCATGGACATGATCCGGCGGGATCTTCGAATGGCCGGGTATCATGCCATGGGGGATGATCTGATCAACAATTTGTCCGATTTTGTCCCTTCGTCTTTCATTCCTGCATATCCGGTCACCGTCAACCTGGATGCAAACCCGAAAATTTCCGAAGGGTCGGGAACAGACCCGGATGTGATCACGTTTCTGTCTGTTTTGCCCACCGACAACAATCCAACGACCCTTTCCGCCGCTGTACCCCCAGGGAGCAACCAGATAACTCTGGATCTTACAGATGATTACAAGGTCGGTGACATGATTCATATCGGGACCGGTTCTGAATATGCCACCGTCACAGCCATCTCGGGCAGCACCCTGACCATCGACACCAATCCGGCCGATGCCGCCGGCAGCCAGGGGATTGCCCGGAACTATGCCGCCGGCACTCCTGTCGGAGAAATTTATGTGGTCAGTTACGCGGTGTTCAATGATGACAACGATCCTTCATTTGATTATCATGATCCGGGACATCCGGTATTGAAAAGAAAGGTCAATGATGTCGGATTCATGACCGTGGATACGCCCGTGATCGAAGACATCGTGGCCGAAAATATCACGGACATGCAGCTGAGTCATCTGGGGTCCGGAGAAATTGAGGTGATTCTGTCTTCCCGGACGGACCGGGCGGATCATAAATTTCAAAGCAATGGCGGGTATCGAACTTATACCGCCAATGCCAGAATCAAATCTCGTAATACAGCCAATGTGGTTGTGGGAACCGATTGTGATGTGCCAGCAGCGCCTACCAATCCGGTGCTCACTGGGCTGAATGATACCTATCCGTGTAAAATTCATATCACCTGGGATGCGGTCACCGGTACCGCCGGGTGTGAGGTATTCAAGTATATCGTTTATTATGGTACCACTTCCGGTGCCTATGCCTACAATGTCGATGTGGGGAATGTGACCGCATATACACTGGACGTAACTGCCCTGAAAGCCTGCACCTATAACGTGGCAGTGGCTGCGGTTAACGATGCAGGAACCGGTCCGAAATCGGCTGAGCAGTCCATTACAGATACGCAGGCTCCTGCCATGCCATCTGGATTCAGTGCGGAAAATATCAACGGGGTTGAGAGAAAGGTGACCCTTTCCTGGAATATGAACACGGAATGTGATCTTCAGGGGTATAATGTGTTCAGCAGATCTGATTCAGTATCCGCGGTACCTGTTAATACTACCATTATTTCCAAGTCATTCACAAATTATTCAGATAGCAATTTCATTTCCATTGACTGTGATACGTATCATTACAGTATGGAAGCGGTGGATTTTTGTCCCAATTCCAGCGGCGCCACCACTGAGGTGTCAGTTTCTCCCACAGCACCGGCCCCTCCCACAGGCGCGGTTTTTTCCACAACCGGTACCACAGACACCATTTCCTGGATATTGTCTGCGGATGATTTCGAGGTGGGTACACTGAACTATATTGTCGGATACCAGATTGTCGGATACCAGGTGGATGATACAGCGCCGACAGAAACCACCCCTGAAAGCCTGGGAGCCGGCACAGATACCTGGACCAGTACATCTCCTAACGATTATTATGATGTGAGTGCCATTGATGCATGTGGAAATAAAAGTGCGGCCCTGCGCATCTCCTCGGCCTGTTCTCAGTTGCCGGTCATCAGTATTGTCAGTCCAGTGGGTGACGCGACCGTATCCGGCACCATAAACATTGACGGGACAGTTACCCTTCCGGGGGAGCGAACCCTCGCCAGTATCAAGCTGAAAATTGACGATGAGCCGTGGGTTGCAACTGGAAATATCAGCCCCTGGGGTGAATGGGACACCACTCAAGTGGTAAACGGCGATCATACGATTACTATCAGGGCAACCGACAGTGAAGGGTGTTATGTTGAAGAATATATCACTGTGACCGTTTCAAACGAACTTTCTGTTACACCACAAGTGTTTTGTACACTTTATACATGCATTGATCCGCCGGCAGACCCTGCCAAAGGTGATAGCTATATTAATTTAGTGGTGTATGTGGATGATCATGAAGGGAATCCGGTTTCCGATGCATCGGTGGAAGCGAATATTAAGTTTGGATCGGGAAGCGGTTCTAAAGATATCCCGGCAACGGGTGTAGCGGGATATTACGGGGGGGGAGATACCGCTGCCTGCACTTTGAATTCAGATGATCCTGATGCGCAGATTCCACCCACTGGCTTGGCTATCAAAACTAAATCAACGTATAAAAATAATCAAATTCCGGAGATTGAAATTAAGGTCACAAAGACAGGTTTTCTGGGATCCACCTGCAAAATAACACCAACCGCGGAATAA
- a CDS encoding PilX N-terminal domain-containing pilus assembly protein, translating into MVFKNQNGSALIICLLSLAVLSALGTAALMVSTTNQTIAGNYRKQSQAFYVAEAGLQYALASIKNDITWRGDTSYSTTRDDMIIGNITASYTVTTYDSSNDSYGVYDPLIPGGYIKLVSEGVFQDSIQTVENMISLSPKDGSDADSPYTAVTTSGGNTGSGIHVVNGYDDDGNLASDMVETYAELPTVNQDALKTFADYSFSSLTNTEVSNSLSGQTDFFKDAPQNTQPYIIHVSGDMFISGSSDVYGIIFVEGTSVVLSGSVRIHGVIYAPNASITTTINGGGSPGDQPVMGQVISGTGGVHASGNHADVQLVQDYVDAFNNFGGAVVNVDPAPGSWRQY; encoded by the coding sequence ATGGTGTTTAAAAATCAGAATGGGTCGGCATTGATCATTTGCCTGCTCAGCCTGGCAGTATTGTCTGCACTGGGGACGGCCGCCCTGATGGTATCAACAACCAACCAGACCATTGCCGGCAACTACCGCAAACAGTCCCAGGCTTTTTATGTGGCGGAAGCCGGTCTCCAGTATGCTTTAGCCTCTATCAAAAACGACATAACCTGGCGTGGAGACACCAGCTATTCAACGACCAGAGATGATATGATCATCGGTAATATCACAGCCAGTTACACGGTAACCACCTATGATTCCAGCAATGATTCATACGGGGTATATGACCCCTTAATTCCAGGTGGTTATATCAAACTGGTATCTGAAGGGGTATTTCAGGATTCCATCCAGACAGTTGAAAACATGATTAGCCTTTCTCCAAAGGACGGATCTGATGCCGATTCCCCATATACAGCGGTCACCACATCGGGGGGCAATACCGGCAGTGGGATTCACGTGGTCAATGGATACGATGATGACGGCAACCTGGCTTCTGATATGGTGGAAACTTATGCCGAGCTGCCCACGGTCAATCAGGATGCGTTAAAAACCTTTGCGGATTATTCATTTTCTTCTCTAACTAATACAGAAGTTTCAAACAGCTTGTCAGGTCAGACGGATTTTTTTAAAGACGCGCCCCAAAACACCCAGCCCTATATCATCCATGTGTCTGGTGACATGTTTATCAGCGGAAGCAGTGATGTATATGGCATTATTTTTGTGGAAGGGACGTCGGTGGTCCTGAGTGGATCGGTGAGGATACATGGGGTTATTTACGCGCCCAACGCCTCAATTACCACCACCATCAACGGCGGCGGCAGCCCGGGAGATCAGCCGGTGATGGGCCAGGTCATCAGCGGGACCGGTGGGGTCCATGCATCTGGCAACCATGCGGATGTCCAGCTGGTCCAGGACTATGTGGATGCGTTCAACAATTTCGGCGGTGCCGTCGTAAATGTCGATCCCGCTCCGGGCAGCTGGCGCCAGTATTAG